In a single window of the Pseudodesulfovibrio profundus genome:
- a CDS encoding portal protein, with product MEKIQIKDSEILDLLSADIDKSKNYAEDRSKLRVEDFKRFRGAPYPGDEQKKAKGWSTTVNTVIANAVNWTQPGLIEVFSDDFFAFKLPNTQQAEALRRYVRKVLYKQQPGEEMIDAFITDCLIYRDGGLVKVYYKEDYDLVTEKYERLSAEEFQQLSANPAYTISRYKEETFVIPAVDEWGQQIVDEFGNPAFDENTEYLDVKAVRKDITFAGPCFEVIPPEEFFRTPEAKTIDDARLCFHQTDRDLNYIRKNEKAGIYRKGSYKKVSENLSHEDSVDTLDAERDSREHLEGLESEINDFQSDEKLLKPNTVVKVREIYTKLDIDGDGLLEPVIVWESCGVVLNIMENPYKRPPFRVGKPFPLPHQWSQDPYPSQLEDDQRIVTNLDRLAQDSAALQTYSNPITNDPQLYKSLLKRGPHTVLQGDPQRIGDASPRGGRSNAILKAKEDAMSGIENKSGITRYNQGLDSNSLNKTLGGMNLIMSAAQQRQRLLARRMGWVFKHIIGDMLKIMEKWPTPEYQQIMQGQRIRLEDIEINVGVSFNEKYQQAMMLEQLVQFNAGPGAQMGVSPEQTFGLIKYKYSLLGIKVDNFLPTQEEAANCRALQQKLAQATKKIEEQEGQLRAERQRNEAAEQSGQGSGGVPGQPMAQAMGRSNAGGFPQGIPPTGPMGR from the coding sequence ATGGAAAAAATCCAGATCAAAGATTCTGAAATTTTAGACTTGCTGTCTGCTGACATCGACAAGTCAAAGAACTACGCCGAGGATCGCTCGAAGTTGCGCGTTGAGGACTTCAAGCGCTTTCGTGGCGCTCCTTATCCCGGCGACGAGCAAAAGAAGGCTAAAGGGTGGTCCACGACCGTTAACACGGTTATCGCCAACGCGGTGAACTGGACACAGCCCGGCTTGATTGAGGTTTTCTCGGACGACTTTTTCGCCTTCAAGCTGCCTAACACTCAGCAGGCCGAAGCGTTGCGCCGCTATGTTCGCAAGGTTCTGTACAAGCAGCAGCCGGGCGAAGAAATGATCGACGCTTTCATCACGGATTGCTTGATCTATCGTGACGGTGGTCTGGTCAAGGTTTACTACAAAGAAGACTATGACCTCGTAACCGAGAAATACGAGCGGTTGAGCGCGGAAGAGTTCCAGCAACTCAGCGCAAACCCGGCCTATACCATTTCACGGTACAAAGAAGAGACATTCGTCATTCCTGCCGTTGACGAGTGGGGGCAACAGATTGTTGACGAGTTCGGCAATCCCGCCTTTGATGAAAACACAGAGTACCTGGACGTCAAGGCGGTTCGTAAAGACATTACTTTCGCGGGGCCATGCTTTGAAGTCATCCCGCCCGAAGAATTTTTCCGCACGCCAGAGGCGAAGACGATTGATGATGCACGTCTCTGCTTCCACCAGACAGACCGTGATCTGAACTATATTCGCAAGAATGAAAAGGCCGGTATCTACCGCAAGGGCAGCTACAAGAAGGTATCCGAGAATCTGAGCCATGAGGACAGCGTTGACACGCTCGATGCAGAGCGCGATTCACGCGAACACCTTGAAGGCTTGGAGTCGGAGATTAACGACTTTCAGAGCGACGAAAAGCTGCTCAAGCCCAATACGGTTGTGAAGGTTCGCGAGATTTACACCAAGCTTGATATTGACGGTGACGGCCTTCTTGAGCCTGTTATCGTTTGGGAGTCGTGCGGCGTTGTCCTGAACATCATGGAGAATCCGTACAAGCGGCCACCGTTCAGAGTCGGCAAGCCTTTCCCTCTGCCACATCAATGGTCACAAGACCCTTATCCGTCACAGTTGGAAGACGATCAGCGCATTGTCACGAACCTTGACCGCCTGGCGCAGGATTCTGCGGCCTTACAGACCTACAGCAACCCGATCACCAACGACCCGCAGCTTTACAAGTCTTTGTTGAAGCGTGGCCCGCACACTGTTCTGCAGGGGGATCCGCAGCGCATCGGTGACGCTTCCCCTCGCGGTGGGCGTTCAAACGCCATTCTCAAGGCCAAAGAAGACGCCATGTCTGGCATTGAGAACAAGTCAGGCATCACGCGATACAATCAGGGCTTGGACTCCAACAGCCTCAACAAGACGCTTGGCGGAATGAATCTCATCATGAGCGCGGCACAACAGCGTCAACGGCTCCTTGCGCGGCGTATGGGCTGGGTCTTCAAGCACATCATTGGCGACATGCTCAAGATCATGGAGAAGTGGCCGACACCTGAATATCAGCAGATTATGCAGGGGCAGCGCATCCGACTTGAGGACATCGAGATCAATGTCGGCGTGTCCTTCAATGAGAAATACCAGCAAGCCATGATGCTTGAGCAGCTTGTTCAGTTCAACGCTGGACCGGGCGCACAAATGGGCGTTTCTCCGGAGCAGACCTTCGGACTCATCAAATACAAATATTCATTGCTCGGGATCAAGGTGGATAACTTCCTGCCCACGCAGGAGGAGGCCGCGAACTGCCGAGCATTGCAGCAGAAACTTGCACAGGCCACCAAGAAGATTGAAGAGCAGGAGGGACAACTGCGTGCAGAGCGACAGCGAAATGAAGCGGCAGAGCAATCTGGGCAGGGCAGCGGAGGAGTTCCTGGACAGCCGATGGCTCAAGCAATGGGCAGATCAAATGCGGGAGGCTTTCCGCAGGGCATACCCCCAACTGGACCCATGGGACGATAA
- a CDS encoding SU10 major capsid protein has translation MPEVTSTTYTANYSATMKDDILDVITNISPDSTPFMSAIGKTKAESTLHQWPVDSLAAPSNNAQVEGADLESAAISPPILDNNYTQISAKQFRISDTSERVKKYGRKSEVAYQTAKKLKELALDMEYGLVNNATSAAGGALTARQAKGIKGFISTNDESFASYAVTNALTETLFNDAMQAAWSEGGELDRVLAPPKVKRTISNFDGYNTLTKDIAAKSKKVVAVVDFYEGDFGSVAIIPHRLIAQDTDTSKLYDSMFFLQTDMWKLASLGKVKTEKLARTGMSQKVLISTEYTLECRSEKANAKMGKIYNSAVA, from the coding sequence ATGCCTGAAGTTACCAGCACCACTTATACAGCAAACTATTCCGCGACGATGAAAGACGACATTCTCGACGTCATCACCAATATCTCGCCCGACTCCACGCCTTTCATGTCTGCTATCGGCAAGACCAAGGCTGAATCGACCCTTCACCAGTGGCCCGTTGATTCTCTCGCGGCTCCTTCCAACAACGCACAGGTTGAAGGTGCAGACCTTGAGTCCGCCGCCATCAGCCCGCCCATCCTGGACAACAACTACACCCAGATTTCGGCCAAGCAGTTCCGTATTTCTGACACCTCCGAGCGAGTGAAGAAATATGGTCGCAAGTCCGAAGTCGCCTACCAGACCGCCAAGAAGCTCAAAGAACTGGCCCTGGATATGGAATACGGTCTGGTCAACAACGCAACATCTGCCGCCGGTGGTGCCCTCACTGCCCGTCAGGCCAAGGGTATCAAGGGTTTCATCTCCACCAATGATGAATCCTTTGCTTCCTACGCCGTCACCAACGCGCTGACCGAAACCCTGTTCAATGACGCCATGCAGGCCGCATGGTCCGAAGGCGGCGAACTGGATCGCGTACTTGCTCCCCCGAAGGTCAAGCGCACCATTTCCAACTTCGACGGGTACAACACCCTGACCAAGGACATTGCCGCCAAGTCGAAAAAGGTCGTGGCCGTTGTTGACTTCTACGAAGGAGACTTCGGTTCCGTGGCCATCATCCCGCATCGCCTCATCGCACAGGACACCGACACCTCCAAGCTGTACGACTCCATGTTCTTCCTCCAGACGGACATGTGGAAGCTCGCCAGCCTCGGCAAGGTGAAGACCGAAAAGCTTGCCCGTACAGGCATGAGCCAGAAGGTTCTCATCTCCACTGAGTACACCCTGGAGTGTCGCTCCGAGAAGGCTAACGCCAAGATGGGCAAAATCTACAACTCTGCCGTAGCCTAA
- a CDS encoding phage adaptor protein, protein MTFVSNLIDRTRLKLNDAAKSRWEDADMVAMAQEAVERVELVLAKFDIEFAKERATLTTVADQDYLPLPADFLTDNGLYRPATSTELIKCNSDNWERIISAGELSHWIIRGTNAYFKGTPRSAEDLYLYYYTKNDTGSWTATTMSTDETPWGGKCDSIMAWYMSILASNVDGANWSADQTLMRDLENRVFETYGTLGTVADDSVGWL, encoded by the coding sequence ATGACATTTGTTAGTAATTTGATTGATCGTACTCGGCTTAAGCTGAACGATGCCGCAAAATCCCGTTGGGAAGATGCGGATATGGTCGCAATGGCGCAGGAGGCCGTAGAGCGCGTCGAACTTGTTTTGGCGAAGTTCGACATCGAGTTTGCCAAGGAACGCGCCACGCTCACGACTGTGGCCGATCAGGACTATCTTCCCTTGCCCGCCGACTTCCTCACGGACAACGGACTGTATCGACCGGCGACAAGCACCGAACTCATTAAATGCAACTCCGACAACTGGGAGCGCATTATTTCAGCGGGTGAGCTTTCGCACTGGATTATTCGCGGCACCAACGCTTATTTCAAGGGAACGCCGAGGAGCGCGGAAGACCTGTACCTGTACTACTACACAAAGAACGACACCGGCAGCTGGACCGCAACGACCATGAGCACAGACGAAACCCCATGGGGCGGCAAGTGTGACTCCATCATGGCGTGGTACATGTCTATCCTCGCATCGAATGTCGATGGTGCCAACTGGTCAGCAGACCAGACGCTTATGCGCGACCTCGAAAACCGTGTGTTTGAGACATACGGCACACTTGGCACCGTTGCTGATGACAGCGTGGGGTGGCTCTAA
- a CDS encoding KAP family P-loop NTPase fold protein, whose amino-acid sequence MWDLPCRGLKELAEACGADDYAEEISEAVTGIVTKQIEEYSERKSSTENFTSALEQFVEKNTKGKGPLIIFVDELDRCRPNYAVELLERIKHLFDVENIVFVLSVDLRQLKYAVESIYGSGLESEGYLRRFFDIVIDLPELSKKDYCSNLCEAYGLEENTITPLLSSFNEIYPISLRQIDRVFTLLKIQVGTTKWNNDYLINLYSYTILKVLDDDKYNLFSKNKMADDTFKSFVKELHKKHPYCAAAMMSYMVETMATTHRINRREEYDLITKDKFWEQAFNQYGQLGDTTLTALFNRLDFTADHARTGFDY is encoded by the coding sequence GTGTGGGATTTGCCGTGCAGAGGTCTCAAAGAACTTGCAGAAGCGTGTGGTGCAGATGATTACGCTGAAGAAATCTCAGAAGCGGTAACCGGGATCGTCACCAAACAAATTGAAGAATACAGCGAAAGAAAAAGCTCGACAGAAAACTTCACATCAGCCTTAGAGCAATTTGTTGAGAAAAACACGAAAGGGAAAGGTCCTTTGATCATCTTCGTCGATGAACTTGATCGCTGTCGTCCAAACTATGCGGTCGAGTTGCTGGAACGGATCAAACACCTTTTTGACGTTGAGAACATCGTCTTTGTTTTGTCAGTCGATCTAAGGCAGCTTAAATATGCTGTTGAATCAATATATGGTTCTGGTCTAGAATCTGAAGGATATTTGAGACGGTTTTTTGATATTGTAATCGACCTACCTGAACTTTCTAAAAAAGACTATTGTAGCAACCTGTGTGAAGCATACGGGCTAGAAGAGAATACAATCACGCCTCTGCTGTCCTCCTTTAATGAAATCTATCCCATTTCTCTCAGGCAAATAGACAGAGTTTTTACTCTTTTAAAGATTCAAGTAGGAACGACAAAATGGAATAATGATTATCTCATCAACCTGTATAGCTATACCATTTTAAAAGTTCTTGATGATGATAAATACAACCTTTTCAGTAAAAACAAAATGGCAGATGATACCTTTAAATCATTTGTGAAAGAACTTCATAAAAAACACCCATACTGCGCAGCAGCCATGATGTCATATATGGTGGAAACCATGGCAACAACGCATAGAATTAATCGTCGCGAAGAGTACGATCTAATAACAAAAGACAAGTTCTGGGAACAGGCTTTCAATCAATACGGACAGTTAGGAGATACCACATTAACTGCCCTATTCAATCGATTAGACTTTACTGCCGATCACGCAAGAACGGGGTTTGATTATTGA
- a CDS encoding IS5 family transposase: protein MLLFLHPKEEGMAIRQKGPRLGDYFLGHRRTKTTFLDEINELIDWQPINAFLCKKIRRKANAVGNPAYPPLAMFKILLLQRWYNLSDPGVEQALLDRLSFVRFTGFSIEDDVPDETTICRFRNGLIRLKVLDSLLDMLNRQLEGQGLLVREGAVVDASVVESQRRPRKVIDVMPEDRSEDAEEQDGPVDCRVSYSDDEEAAWLRKRNRAYYGYKLHAATDSRDGFLLCGHITPANHSDTGEFERLVNGVGLDPGARVYADKGYCSGKNRDILFDRDLEDGTMDKTPRGGRLTDFEKTRNRDISSIRQIVERAFGTLKRGYAFFRSRYVGREKVEGEFHILAMAFNLKKAVRLARA, encoded by the coding sequence ATGCTATTATTTCTCCATCCAAAGGAGGAAGGCATGGCTATTCGGCAGAAAGGACCTCGGTTGGGTGATTACTTCCTGGGGCACCGCAGAACCAAGACCACATTTCTGGATGAGATCAACGAACTCATCGACTGGCAGCCCATCAACGCCTTTCTGTGCAAGAAGATCAGGCGCAAGGCCAACGCCGTGGGCAATCCCGCCTATCCGCCTCTGGCGATGTTCAAGATTCTGCTCTTGCAGCGTTGGTACAACCTGAGTGATCCGGGCGTGGAGCAGGCGCTGCTCGACCGGCTCTCCTTTGTCAGATTTACCGGTTTTTCCATCGAGGACGACGTGCCGGACGAGACCACCATATGCCGTTTCCGTAACGGTTTGATCCGCCTGAAGGTGCTGGACTCCTTGCTCGACATGCTTAACCGCCAGCTTGAAGGACAAGGGCTTCTTGTCCGTGAGGGAGCCGTGGTGGACGCCTCGGTAGTCGAGTCGCAGCGGCGGCCGCGCAAGGTTATCGACGTGATGCCTGAGGACCGTTCCGAGGACGCCGAAGAACAGGATGGGCCGGTGGACTGCCGGGTCAGCTATTCGGATGACGAGGAGGCGGCCTGGCTCCGCAAGAGAAATCGGGCCTATTACGGCTACAAGCTCCATGCCGCGACGGACAGTCGAGACGGGTTTCTGCTCTGTGGTCACATCACTCCCGCGAACCATTCGGACACGGGCGAATTCGAGCGGCTCGTGAATGGCGTCGGCCTTGATCCCGGCGCACGGGTTTATGCGGACAAGGGCTATTGCAGCGGGAAGAACCGGGACATTCTGTTTGATCGCGATTTGGAGGACGGAACCATGGACAAGACGCCTCGTGGCGGCAGGCTGACAGACTTCGAAAAGACCCGCAACCGTGACATCAGCAGCATTCGGCAAATAGTCGAGCGGGCCTTCGGCACACTCAAACGTGGCTACGCATTCTTTCGGTCCCGATACGTGGGTCGTGAGAAGGTGGAGGGAGAGTTCCACATCCTCGCCATGGCGTTCAATTTGAAAAAAGCTGTTCGACTGGCGCGAGCCTGA
- a CDS encoding DNA cytosine methyltransferase has translation METVDLHEQEPVMLIEMEKSPPMTRPKKEAHSAVRERSVVSFFCGCGGLDLGFLGGFSYKGTKVPKLPFKLLAAYDHDDRCIQTYVQNISDHAEVRDLSNYNPNEVPAADVLIGGFPCQDFATCGPRHGLKSTRGRLYQTLIQYMEVHRPLVVIGENVPGLANMKQGDVLNTIKQDISSVGYRVEVWTLFAPDYGVPQRRTRLFIVAVRDDLQGYPVMPKRTHAEEHYRTTRWAIEDLEEITDDSIPNQSQYFRASRAKKGNGQGDETTPADSPSYTIRANAKSRVQFHYSLERRLTVRECARLQTFPDTFYFPHSATSNIMQIETSAHPLFASVPCAPHPI, from the coding sequence ATGGAAACAGTTGATTTACATGAACAGGAACCAGTGATGCTTATAGAAATGGAAAAAAGCCCTCCAATGACTCGACCAAAGAAAGAAGCGCATTCGGCTGTGCGAGAAAGATCTGTGGTCTCTTTTTTTTGTGGATGCGGAGGCCTGGATCTGGGGTTTCTCGGAGGCTTTTCGTACAAGGGAACCAAGGTGCCCAAGCTTCCATTTAAACTGCTCGCTGCTTATGACCATGACGACAGGTGTATTCAGACGTACGTCCAGAACATTTCCGATCACGCCGAAGTACGGGATCTATCTAACTACAACCCGAACGAAGTCCCTGCCGCCGATGTTTTGATAGGGGGGTTCCCTTGTCAGGATTTTGCCACGTGCGGCCCACGTCATGGATTGAAATCCACCCGAGGCAGGCTGTATCAAACACTGATTCAGTATATGGAAGTTCACAGACCCCTTGTCGTCATTGGTGAAAATGTTCCGGGTCTCGCCAATATGAAACAAGGAGATGTGCTAAACACGATAAAACAGGATATATCTTCGGTCGGGTACAGGGTCGAGGTTTGGACTCTTTTTGCTCCCGATTATGGTGTTCCTCAAAGGAGAACAAGACTTTTCATTGTCGCTGTCAGAGACGATTTGCAGGGGTACCCAGTCATGCCTAAGAGGACTCACGCTGAGGAGCACTACAGGACGACTCGCTGGGCGATAGAAGACCTTGAGGAGATAACGGACGATTCGATACCAAACCAGTCACAATATTTCAGAGCGTCAAGAGCAAAAAAAGGAAATGGGCAGGGAGACGAGACCACACCAGCCGATTCTCCTTCATACACGATCAGAGCGAACGCAAAGTCCCGTGTGCAGTTTCACTACTCTCTTGAAAGACGGTTGACTGTCCGCGAATGTGCGCGGTTACAGACGTTTCCCGACACTTTTTATTTTCCCCATTCGGCAACTTCTAACATCATGCAAATTGAGACCTCTGCGCATCCCCTTTTCGCGTCCGTGCCTTGCGCTCCGCACCCAATTTGA
- a CDS encoding helix-turn-helix domain-containing protein, which yields MAEIEDRWLSVDEIGKYIGVSSDTIYRWIDKHAMPAHRMGRLWKFKKDEVDEWVMAGGAADKANGNS from the coding sequence ATGGCCGAAATAGAAGACCGCTGGTTATCAGTGGACGAGATAGGCAAGTACATCGGTGTCAGCAGTGACACCATTTACCGCTGGATCGACAAGCATGCGATGCCCGCCCACCGCATGGGCCGTCTTTGGAAGTTCAAGAAAGATGAAGTCGACGAGTGGGTGATGGCTGGAGGTGCGGCGGATAAAGCAAATGGAAACAGTTGA
- a CDS encoding gamma-glutamylcyclotransferase has translation MTFTDSQRDLPPIDRLEGFRPDGQSMHHQVMVAVLCGRTPITAWTYWMPCPPYAERFASGEWLRP, from the coding sequence GTGACCTTCACCGATTCGCAGCGCGACTTGCCACCCATCGACCGGCTGGAAGGATTTCGCCCCGACGGGCAAAGCATGCACCATCAGGTGATGGTGGCGGTGCTGTGCGGACGCACCCCGATTACTGCCTGGACCTACTGGATGCCATGCCCGCCTTATGCGGAAAGATTCGCCAGCGGCGAGTGGTTACGTCCGTGA
- the tnpB gene encoding transposase: protein MDQIPVTGQSAEVQRAGILLPAGIINILCWDRNGFCFRHKRLGKQRFTSSDSEAEVMEYGARELNLLSEGLDLL from the coding sequence ATGGATCAGATCCCAGTCACCGGCCAGTCGGCCGAAGTGCAGCGTGCCGGTATCCTGTTGCCTGCAGGCATCATCAATATTCTTTGCTGGGACCGTAACGGGTTCTGCTTCAGGCATAAACGGCTGGGAAAACAACGCTTCACTTCGTCGGATTCCGAGGCCGAAGTCATGGAATATGGTGCACGGGAACTGAACTTGTTGTCTGAAGGTCTTGACCTTCTCTAG
- a CDS encoding DNA-methyltransferase — translation MIDLRKLEHLGVTSSSEDGDIHNNDAFFFLENCPAHRYEAIITDPPYEIGIAGKDWDCKKLRIDVLAYQFHRVLKPSGNVFVFCSDFQFGDWYRELSRYFTKLRKFAWCKTDSVGFNKGMFQESFELGLHVCSEDSYFGTEKRKNYVVSGKTSGKERLMPDPDEKWSTKKGEKSLHPTQKSLEVIESLVTSLSKEGDTIFDPFSGTGTLGVAAKTLGRRFEMVEYGFRYHIAAWDRILGKE, via the coding sequence GTGATCGATTTGCGGAAACTAGAGCATCTGGGGGTAACCTCGTCGTCCGAGGATGGCGACATCCACAATAATGACGCATTCTTTTTTTTGGAGAATTGTCCTGCACACCGCTACGAGGCCATAATCACGGACCCACCATACGAGATCGGTATTGCTGGCAAGGACTGGGATTGCAAAAAGCTACGGATCGACGTTCTGGCTTACCAATTCCATCGCGTTCTGAAGCCTAGCGGCAATGTCTTTGTCTTCTGCTCGGACTTCCAATTCGGAGACTGGTACCGGGAGCTATCTCGCTATTTTACCAAACTACGCAAATTTGCTTGGTGCAAAACTGATTCGGTCGGGTTCAACAAGGGTATGTTTCAGGAGAGCTTCGAACTCGGACTGCATGTGTGCTCAGAAGATTCATACTTCGGCACGGAAAAACGCAAAAATTATGTGGTCTCCGGAAAAACATCAGGGAAAGAACGGCTAATGCCTGACCCCGACGAAAAGTGGTCAACCAAGAAGGGCGAAAAATCACTTCACCCCACACAAAAATCACTGGAGGTAATCGAAAGTCTGGTTACCTCATTGAGCAAAGAAGGCGACACAATCTTTGATCCCTTCTCCGGAACCGGGACACTTGGGGTCGCAGCCAAAACATTGGGCAGGAGATTCGAGATGGTCGAGTACGGCTTCCGATACCACATTGCAGCTTGGGATAGGATTCTAGGGAAAGAGTAG
- a CDS encoding helix-turn-helix domain-containing protein translates to MTKNHVVDLTPVKTPEQLLKEEVGLYLKIVRETQGKPLRWVAQKLGVSNSFISQIEKGHAPIPLDRVLDFSLAYDLPIPEFTRIVLVTMHKDTYRALMSILENDPEMTKTANLCHTTAKPEKRAKRRKALNPGLSSKSLNRMRQYILENQKPTYGKPMAGDS, encoded by the coding sequence ATGACCAAAAATCACGTCGTTGACCTCACCCCTGTGAAAACCCCGGAACAATTGCTGAAGGAAGAAGTCGGGCTTTACCTGAAGATTGTCCGGGAGACTCAGGGCAAGCCTTTGCGGTGGGTGGCCCAGAAGCTGGGGGTCTCCAACTCGTTCATATCCCAGATCGAGAAGGGGCACGCTCCGATTCCACTGGATCGGGTGCTGGACTTCTCCCTTGCCTACGACCTCCCTATACCGGAGTTTACCCGTATCGTTCTCGTCACCATGCACAAAGACACGTATAGGGCTCTGATGAGCATACTGGAGAATGACCCGGAAATGACCAAAACCGCCAACCTTTGTCACACAACTGCAAAACCGGAAAAGCGAGCCAAGCGGCGCAAAGCTCTTAATCCGGGACTGAGTTCAAAGTCTCTTAATCGAATGCGACAATACATCTTGGAGAACCAGAAGCCAACATATGGGAAACCAATGGCAGGTGACTCGTGA
- a CDS encoding site-specific integrase, which yields MGKSDSLKYGINRATLSGPKSKQHRIRQSAHHFVKVLRQMNMGAQKWTKVTNKHFQRVADAMRADGLGDGRIAEVFSAARHICRAYENDRISKSNSTFGVKRGSIANATSRAISPEAFQDTLTRMRNDASYPQAGRAAVQIELMYELGLRREESAKVDLPNDWDRENHSLLVQYGTKGGRPRTLHGLSPQQEAALERAEEYVSPSNRKGIYNLMPVGMGDNWLHRLDYAARKHGLAGKNAGGTLHGLRHERFHQMYVNHAGFEPPNQHESVQAFQEAAQTTAGDEWPRLDNEARDAIEEAAGHSPGRRDISNAYLGSSL from the coding sequence ATGGGAAAGTCCGACAGCCTCAAGTACGGAATCAACCGGGCAACCTTGTCCGGACCGAAATCTAAACAACACCGAATCCGCCAGTCGGCCCACCATTTCGTCAAGGTCTTGCGCCAGATGAACATGGGAGCCCAAAAGTGGACCAAGGTGACCAACAAACATTTCCAGCGCGTGGCGGACGCCATGCGTGCGGATGGCTTGGGCGACGGCAGGATTGCCGAAGTCTTCAGCGCCGCGCGCCACATCTGCCGCGCTTACGAAAACGACCGCATAAGCAAAAGCAACTCGACCTTCGGGGTCAAGCGCGGGTCCATCGCTAATGCAACGTCCCGCGCGATCAGCCCGGAAGCCTTCCAAGACACCCTGACCCGCATGCGGAACGACGCGTCGTATCCGCAAGCGGGTCGGGCGGCGGTTCAGATCGAGCTGATGTATGAGCTCGGGCTGCGAAGGGAAGAGTCGGCCAAAGTTGACCTGCCCAATGATTGGGACCGGGAAAACCATAGCCTTCTCGTTCAGTACGGGACAAAGGGCGGCAGGCCTCGGACTCTGCATGGTCTGTCCCCGCAACAGGAGGCGGCTCTTGAGCGGGCTGAGGAATACGTGTCCCCCTCCAACAGGAAGGGGATCTACAACCTCATGCCCGTGGGCATGGGCGACAACTGGCTGCACCGGCTGGACTATGCGGCCAGGAAACACGGCCTTGCGGGCAAGAATGCCGGAGGAACCCTGCACGGCCTTCGGCACGAAAGGTTTCATCAAATGTATGTGAATCACGCAGGCTTTGAGCCGCCCAACCAGCACGAGAGTGTGCAGGCGTTCCAGGAGGCAGCCCAGACAACGGCCGGGGACGAATGGCCCCGGCTCGACAACGAAGCGCGAGACGCCATCGAGGAAGCGGCAGGGCATTCCCCTGGTCGCCGCGACATATCTAACGCCTATCTTGGCAGTTCCCTTTAG
- a CDS encoding N-acetyltransferase codes for MIREYTKEDLEDILAIWLGASVKAHDFVDGGYWESQVDNMRNMYIPASENYVYEQDSKVVGFYSLHEETLAAIFVSPEHQGQGVGTSLLNHAKSQRTKLSLSVYKENQASYAFYLSQGFTVLSEQADEHTGHHEYTMFFTSE; via the coding sequence ATGATACGAGAATATACGAAGGAAGACCTTGAAGACATTCTGGCCATTTGGCTTGGGGCCTCGGTCAAGGCACATGATTTTGTTGATGGAGGATACTGGGAATCCCAAGTGGACAACATGCGGAATATGTACATCCCGGCATCCGAAAACTACGTTTACGAGCAGGACTCGAAAGTCGTTGGTTTCTACTCTCTCCATGAGGAAACGCTGGCGGCGATTTTCGTATCACCCGAACATCAGGGACAGGGCGTTGGGACGAGCCTGCTCAACCATGCAAAAAGCCAGAGGACGAAATTGAGCCTCTCTGTCTACAAGGAAAATCAGGCAAGCTATGCATTCTATTTGTCCCAGGGGTTTACCGTGCTCAGCGAACAGGCAGACGAGCATACAGGGCACCATGAATACACCATGTTTTTTACTTCCGAATAA